The following proteins are encoded in a genomic region of Rubrobacter xylanophilus DSM 9941:
- a CDS encoding sulfite exporter TauE/SafE family protein: MGVLVALGAAFAAGAVSGLTGFGLALVGVPLLLFVYDPATVVVLIMAFSLLINAAVVQDSWRKVDRRMAAALSPPALAGVAGGTEVLRVASPEQLRLAVGVLVVLSALLMLRDVRLPGTGSRLAPAVAGLVSGALSTSVGLAAPPVVLLLAARGLPKAAFRATSALFFLVMSVFGAAALAARGLIPEGSLSLAAALLPAALAGKLAGTALVGRIPEGAFRRITLLLTLATGALGAATALLALLR; the protein is encoded by the coding sequence GTGGGCGTCCTCGTTGCCCTGGGGGCGGCGTTCGCCGCCGGGGCGGTCTCGGGGCTCACGGGCTTCGGGCTGGCGCTGGTGGGGGTGCCGCTCCTATTGTTCGTCTACGACCCGGCGACGGTGGTCGTGCTGATCATGGCCTTCTCCCTGCTCATAAACGCCGCCGTCGTGCAGGACTCCTGGCGGAAGGTAGACCGGCGGATGGCGGCCGCCCTCTCGCCCCCGGCGCTGGCCGGGGTGGCCGGGGGCACCGAGGTGCTGCGGGTGGCGAGCCCCGAGCAGCTGCGGCTGGCCGTGGGGGTCCTGGTGGTCCTCTCCGCCCTACTGATGCTGCGGGACGTGCGGCTGCCGGGGACGGGGTCCCGGCTGGCCCCGGCGGTGGCGGGGCTGGTGAGCGGGGCGCTCTCCACCTCCGTCGGGCTGGCCGCCCCGCCCGTGGTGCTGCTGCTCGCCGCCCGCGGGCTGCCGAAGGCGGCCTTCCGGGCCACCAGCGCCCTCTTCTTCCTGGTGATGAGCGTCTTCGGCGCGGCGGCCCTCGCCGCCCGCGGCCTCATCCCGGAGGGGAGCCTCTCGCTCGCGGCCGCCCTCCTGCCGGCGGCGCTGGCGGGCAAGCTCGCCGGGACCGCGCTCGTCGGGCGCATCCCGGAGGGGGCCTTCCGCAGGATCACGCTGCTCCTCACCCTGGCCACCGGCGCCCTCGGCGCGGCCACCGCCCTCCTCGCGCTCCTGCGCTGA
- a CDS encoding siroheme decarboxylase subunit alpha, translating into MVSAISGSRILDGIDKEILNLIQRDLPLEREPFAAVGREVGVSGQEVIRRIEALKKGRVVRQISAIFDTRVLGYESSLVAARIPPERLSEGAKAINSHPGVSHNYERDNYFNLWYTLAVPPDSRLGLAGTVEVLHRISGAESTRILPTLKLFKIGVTLDMKEGATARKEAPAYGHADREGADRNITEEDRDAIRILQEDIPLTSRPFDLWARRVGTSWEELLERAEDLRRRKIMRRFSAVLYHRKAGFRANAMGVWKVPAERVDEVGTMFAHYQAVSHCYERPTYEDWPYNIFSMVHGRSREECEAVLDAMAAESGITERLSLYSTREYKKTRVRYFTPEMEAWERLYAGVLR; encoded by the coding sequence GTGGTCAGTGCGATTTCCGGTAGCCGCATATTAGATGGCATAGACAAGGAGATACTAAACCTCATCCAGCGAGATCTCCCGCTGGAGCGGGAGCCGTTCGCCGCGGTGGGGAGGGAGGTGGGCGTCAGCGGGCAGGAGGTCATCCGCCGCATAGAGGCCCTCAAGAAGGGCCGGGTGGTGCGCCAGATCAGCGCCATCTTCGACACCCGGGTTCTGGGCTACGAGTCCAGCCTGGTCGCCGCCAGGATCCCCCCCGAGCGGCTCTCCGAGGGGGCGAAGGCCATAAACTCCCACCCCGGCGTCTCCCACAACTACGAGCGGGACAACTACTTCAACCTCTGGTACACGCTGGCCGTGCCGCCGGACTCCCGGCTGGGGCTGGCGGGGACGGTGGAGGTGCTCCACCGCATAAGCGGCGCGGAGAGCACCCGGATCCTGCCCACCCTCAAGCTCTTCAAGATAGGCGTGACGCTGGACATGAAGGAGGGGGCCACCGCCCGCAAGGAGGCCCCGGCCTACGGCCACGCCGACCGGGAGGGGGCCGACCGCAACATCACCGAGGAGGACAGGGACGCCATACGCATCCTGCAGGAGGACATCCCCCTGACCTCCCGCCCCTTCGACCTGTGGGCCCGGCGGGTGGGGACCTCCTGGGAGGAGCTGCTGGAGCGCGCCGAGGATCTGCGGCGGCGCAAGATCATGCGCCGCTTCTCGGCGGTCCTCTACCACCGCAAGGCCGGCTTCCGGGCGAACGCCATGGGGGTCTGGAAGGTGCCCGCGGAGCGGGTGGACGAGGTGGGGACGATGTTCGCCCACTACCAGGCGGTCTCCCACTGCTACGAGCGCCCCACCTACGAGGACTGGCCGTACAACATCTTCTCCATGGTCCACGGCCGCTCGCGGGAGGAGTGCGAGGCGGTGCTGGACGCGATGGCGGCCGAGAGCGGCATCACCGAGCGGCTCTCGCTCTACTCCACGCGGGAGTACAAGAAGACCCGGGTCCGCTACTTCACGCCGGAGATGGAGGCCTGGGAGCGGCTCTACGCGGGCGTCCTCCGCTAG
- a CDS encoding uracil-DNA glycosylase, with product METLFDAVEGGENREERLAELARQVSVCTRCDLSRSRTNTVFGTGDPYSPLMLVGEGPGENEDATGLPFVGRAGKLLDNILAAVNLSREQVYITNIVKCRAAVEENGRLRNRQPRAAEINACNPYLQAQIEAVRPEIILCLGGPAAKTIIDRDFRITRDRGRWYEVGGIRAMATFHPAYILRQSGEELARTKRLVWKDIQNVYAEYQKALERRGAS from the coding sequence TTGGAAACTCTCTTTGACGCGGTCGAGGGGGGCGAGAACCGGGAGGAGCGCCTGGCCGAGCTGGCGCGCCAGGTCTCCGTGTGCACCAGGTGCGACCTCTCCCGCAGCCGGACGAACACGGTCTTCGGCACGGGGGACCCCTACTCGCCGCTGATGCTGGTCGGCGAGGGGCCGGGGGAGAACGAGGACGCCACGGGGCTTCCCTTCGTGGGCCGGGCGGGGAAGCTTTTGGACAACATCCTGGCGGCGGTGAACCTGAGCCGGGAGCAGGTGTACATCACCAACATCGTGAAGTGCCGGGCCGCGGTGGAGGAGAACGGGCGCCTCCGCAACCGCCAGCCCCGCGCGGCCGAGATAAACGCCTGCAACCCCTACCTGCAGGCCCAGATAGAGGCGGTGAGGCCGGAGATCATCCTGTGCCTCGGCGGCCCCGCGGCGAAGACGATCATCGACAGGGACTTCAGGATCACGCGCGACCGCGGCCGGTGGTACGAGGTGGGCGGCATCCGGGCGATGGCCACCTTCCACCCGGCCTACATCCTCCGCCAGAGCGGGGAGGAGCTGGCCCGCACCAAGCGGCTGGTCTGGAAGGACATCCAGAACGTCTACGCCGAGTACCAGAAGGCGCTGGAGCGCCGTGGGGCCTCCTAG
- the recR gene encoding recombination mediator RecR produces MATYARSVERLIAELSRLPTIGPRSAQRIAFHIIRTRKEEALALAEALREVKERIRPCRRCFNLTEGEECDICRDPRRDRSVICVVEDPYDIGPIERTGEYRGLYHVLGGALSPLDGVEPEDLRIAELVERVRSEGTRELILATNPNTTGEATAMFIAQEVRELPVRVTALASGLPVGGDLEYADEVTLGRAFAGRREL; encoded by the coding sequence TTGGCGACCTACGCGCGGTCCGTAGAGCGCCTCATCGCCGAGCTCTCCAGGCTCCCCACCATCGGGCCCCGCAGCGCCCAGCGGATAGCCTTCCACATCATCCGCACCAGAAAGGAGGAGGCGCTGGCGCTGGCCGAGGCGCTGCGGGAGGTCAAGGAGCGGATACGCCCCTGCCGACGCTGCTTCAACCTCACCGAGGGGGAGGAGTGCGACATCTGCCGGGACCCGCGGCGGGACCGGAGCGTGATCTGCGTGGTGGAGGACCCCTACGACATCGGGCCCATAGAGCGCACCGGGGAGTACCGGGGGCTCTACCACGTGCTCGGGGGGGCGCTCTCCCCCCTCGACGGGGTGGAGCCGGAGGACCTGCGCATAGCCGAGCTGGTGGAGCGGGTCAGGAGCGAGGGGACCCGGGAGCTGATCCTGGCCACCAACCCCAACACCACCGGGGAGGCCACGGCGATGTTCATCGCGCAGGAGGTACGGGAGCTCCCGGTGCGGGTGACGGCGCTGGCGAGCGGGCTGCCGGTGGGGGGCGACCTGGAGTACGCCGATGAGGTCACCCTGGGCCGGGCCTTCGCCGGGCGGCGTGAGCTCTAG
- a CDS encoding PQQ-dependent sugar dehydrogenase — translation MGPPSLLAPLALLLSFLLAVSCAGEAPPGGREGVGPLRVETVLSGLDTPWEVVFAPDGRVFVTERPGRVLVVEDGELREEPYARLPVEEVGEGGQLGLALHPNFRRNGVLYAYYTTREDGRLRNRLVRLVEEDGSARQEEVLLEGPAASIHDGGRVRVGPDGKLYATLGDTADAGLAQDPRALAGKIIRLNLDGSVPRDNHFPGSPVYSYGHRNPQGLAWDEAGNLYAPEHGQSAHDELNLVRPGRNYGWPVIEGGERREGMVAPILHSGEKTWAPSGAEYVREGPWRGSILFTGLRGESLHRVEVDPEDPGRVVRHREYLEGEYGRLRTVVQGPDGALYLLTSNRDGRGDPAPSDDRLLRVEVGGR, via the coding sequence GTGGGGCCTCCTAGCCTCCTCGCCCCGCTCGCCCTCCTCCTGTCTTTTCTCCTCGCCGTCTCCTGCGCCGGGGAGGCCCCTCCGGGGGGCCGGGAGGGGGTGGGCCCCCTCCGGGTGGAGACGGTCCTCTCGGGGCTCGACACCCCCTGGGAGGTGGTCTTCGCGCCCGACGGCCGGGTCTTCGTGACCGAGCGGCCGGGGAGGGTGCTCGTGGTCGAGGACGGCGAGCTCCGGGAAGAGCCCTACGCCCGGCTCCCGGTGGAGGAGGTGGGCGAGGGCGGGCAGCTCGGGCTGGCCCTCCACCCAAACTTCCGGCGCAACGGCGTCCTGTACGCCTACTACACCACCCGGGAGGACGGCCGGCTGCGCAACAGGCTGGTGCGGCTCGTGGAGGAGGACGGCTCCGCCCGGCAGGAGGAGGTGCTCCTCGAGGGTCCGGCGGCCTCCATCCACGACGGCGGGCGGGTCCGGGTCGGGCCCGACGGCAAGCTCTACGCCACCCTCGGCGACACCGCCGACGCCGGGCTCGCCCAGGACCCGCGGGCGCTCGCCGGGAAGATCATACGCCTCAACCTGGACGGCTCCGTCCCCCGAGACAACCACTTCCCCGGCTCGCCGGTCTACTCCTACGGGCACCGCAACCCGCAGGGGCTCGCCTGGGACGAGGCGGGCAACCTCTACGCCCCCGAGCACGGCCAGAGCGCCCACGACGAGCTGAACCTCGTAAGGCCCGGCAGAAACTACGGCTGGCCCGTCATAGAGGGCGGGGAGCGCCGGGAGGGGATGGTCGCGCCCATCCTGCACAGCGGGGAAAAGACCTGGGCCCCCTCCGGGGCCGAGTACGTGAGGGAGGGGCCGTGGAGGGGGAGCATCCTGTTCACCGGCCTGCGCGGGGAGTCGCTGCACCGCGTCGAGGTGGACCCCGAGGACCCCGGGAGGGTCGTGCGCCACCGGGAGTACCTCGAGGGGGAGTACGGGCGGCTCAGGACCGTGGTGCAGGGTCCCGACGGCGCGCTCTACCTGCTCACCAGCAACCGCGACGGGCGCGGGGACCCCGCCCCCTCCGACGACCGGCTGCTGCGGGTCGAGGTTGGCGGCCGGTAA
- a CDS encoding haloacid dehalogenase type II has protein sequence MAPAETKALLFDVFGTTVDWRGGIIRAGRELEQRRGSPAPEGVDWAALADAWRAEYRPSMERVMRGELPWTNLDGLHRASLEGLLPRFGLAGLGAEEREFLVGAWHRLDPWPDVLEGLRRLRRRYIVAPLSNGNVALLTNMARRAGLPWDLILSAEWVRRYKPDPATYLLLPRLFSFDPKQVMMVAAHPDDLLGARRAGLRTAFVPRPLEFGPEGTAPPPEGPFDVVAGDFVDLAERLGAPAASG, from the coding sequence GTGGCCCCGGCGGAGACAAAGGCCCTGCTCTTCGACGTGTTCGGCACCACGGTGGACTGGAGGGGCGGCATCATACGGGCCGGCCGGGAGCTGGAGCAGCGCCGCGGGAGCCCCGCGCCGGAGGGCGTGGACTGGGCCGCCCTCGCCGACGCCTGGCGGGCCGAGTACCGGCCCTCGATGGAGCGGGTGATGCGCGGCGAGCTCCCCTGGACGAACCTGGACGGCCTGCACCGGGCCTCCCTGGAGGGGCTGCTCCCCAGGTTCGGGCTGGCGGGGCTCGGCGCCGAGGAGAGGGAGTTTCTGGTCGGCGCCTGGCACCGGCTCGACCCCTGGCCGGACGTCCTGGAGGGCCTGCGGCGCCTCAGGCGCCGCTACATCGTGGCCCCGCTCTCCAACGGCAACGTGGCGCTGCTCACCAACATGGCCCGGCGGGCCGGGCTGCCGTGGGACCTGATCCTCTCGGCCGAGTGGGTCCGGCGCTACAAGCCCGACCCCGCCACCTACCTCCTGCTCCCCAGGCTCTTCTCCTTCGACCCGAAGCAGGTGATGATGGTCGCCGCCCACCCCGACGACCTGCTGGGCGCCCGGCGGGCGGGCCTCAGGACGGCCTTCGTGCCGCGCCCGCTGGAGTTCGGCCCCGAGGGGACCGCCCCGCCGCCGGAGGGGCCGTTCGACGTGGTCGCCGGGGACTTTGTGGACCTGGCCGAAAGGCTCGGGGCCCCGGCGGCTAGCGGATGA
- a CDS encoding amino acid ABC transporter permease has translation MPDWWPPVEINPQDLSPERLVGYYLDFGVVLENPAPLLKGLAVTLSLAALAEVVGIVLGLFLALLKISRSRLLSLPAQVYIDVFRGTPLLVQITIIYFTTAAVGIRFTSLFFAGLTALSLNSAAYVAEIFRAGIQSIDKGQMEAGRASGLSYAQTMRYIIVPQAFRRVIPPLTNEFVTLIKDTSLVSVIGLAELLRAARVLQSATFNGTPLIAAALIYLAVCLPLIYLTNILERRLNRRTAA, from the coding sequence ATGCCCGACTGGTGGCCGCCGGTAGAGATCAACCCGCAGGACCTCTCGCCGGAGAGGCTGGTCGGCTACTACCTGGACTTCGGGGTGGTCCTGGAGAACCCCGCCCCCCTCCTCAAGGGGCTCGCCGTGACCCTCTCGCTGGCGGCCCTGGCGGAGGTCGTCGGGATAGTGCTGGGGCTCTTTCTGGCGCTGCTCAAGATCTCGCGCTCCAGGCTCCTGAGCCTCCCGGCGCAGGTCTACATAGACGTCTTCCGGGGAACCCCGCTGCTGGTCCAGATCACGATCATCTACTTCACCACGGCGGCGGTGGGCATCCGGTTCACGAGCCTCTTCTTCGCCGGGCTCACCGCCCTCTCCCTCAACAGCGCCGCCTACGTGGCGGAGATCTTCCGGGCCGGCATACAGTCCATAGACAAGGGCCAGATGGAGGCCGGAAGGGCCTCGGGGCTCTCCTACGCCCAGACGATGCGCTACATCATCGTGCCGCAGGCCTTCCGGAGGGTCATCCCCCCGCTGACCAACGAGTTCGTCACCCTCATAAAGGACACCTCGCTGGTGAGCGTGATCGGGCTGGCCGAGCTGCTGCGGGCCGCCCGGGTGCTCCAGTCGGCCACGTTCAACGGGACGCCGCTGATCGCGGCGGCGCTCATCTACCTGGCGGTCTGCCTGCCCCTGATCTACCTGACCAACATCCTGGAGCGGCGCCTGAACCGCAGGACGGCGGCCTAG
- a CDS encoding MFS transporter, whose translation MHGFLRGAPLARRDRLSFLVLLVSQFAATTGFMFVMPFMPLYVQQLGVEDPGRAAAWAGLLNTATAATMALAAPLWGRLADRFGPKPMLLRATFAGAAVVGVMGLAASPWHLLGLRLLQGTLTGTVAAATLLVAATAPAGRAGQRLGTLQTVIFAAAAAGPFLGGVFADLVGIRASFGVTSGLLALSAVLILLGVDGARAPAEGAPRAQEGAGGGVPWLGLVPVLAALFVVQASNTGVAPALPGFVAGLMEEPSGVASLAGQILGAGALAAALGSAAGGRLAERLGARTVIFCSLVLGGLAFLPQAAVSSVAALWVLRVAASFFIGAVVPVANLAVRQAVPPDRQGRAFGVAASVTSVAFGVGPLGGGLLASAFGFGAAFLVPGVLLLAAAGVLLLAPRSRARAVRILKAAAAHIIR comes from the coding sequence ATGCACGGGTTTCTGCGGGGGGCGCCTCTGGCGAGGCGCGACCGCCTCTCTTTTCTCGTCCTGCTCGTCTCGCAGTTCGCCGCGACGACCGGCTTCATGTTCGTCATGCCCTTCATGCCGCTCTACGTGCAGCAGCTCGGGGTTGAGGACCCCGGGCGGGCGGCGGCCTGGGCGGGTCTCCTGAACACCGCCACCGCGGCGACCATGGCGCTCGCCGCCCCCCTGTGGGGCAGGCTCGCCGACCGCTTCGGGCCCAAGCCCATGCTGCTGCGCGCCACCTTCGCGGGGGCGGCCGTGGTCGGGGTGATGGGGCTCGCGGCGAGCCCCTGGCACCTGCTCGGGCTGCGGCTGCTGCAGGGGACGCTCACCGGCACCGTCGCGGCGGCGACCCTCCTGGTCGCGGCGACCGCGCCCGCCGGGAGGGCCGGGCAGCGGCTCGGGACGCTGCAGACCGTGATCTTCGCCGCGGCGGCCGCCGGGCCCTTTCTCGGGGGCGTGTTTGCGGACCTCGTCGGCATCCGGGCCTCCTTCGGGGTCACCTCCGGGCTTTTGGCGCTCTCGGCCGTCCTGATCCTCCTCGGCGTCGACGGGGCGCGCGCCCCGGCGGAGGGGGCGCCCCGGGCGCAGGAGGGCGCCGGGGGCGGGGTGCCCTGGCTCGGGCTGGTGCCGGTGCTCGCGGCGCTCTTCGTTGTCCAGGCCTCCAACACCGGGGTGGCCCCGGCCCTCCCCGGCTTCGTCGCCGGGCTGATGGAGGAGCCCTCCGGGGTCGCCAGCCTGGCCGGCCAGATCCTGGGCGCCGGGGCGCTGGCCGCGGCGCTCGGCTCGGCGGCGGGGGGCAGGCTCGCGGAGAGGCTGGGGGCGCGGACCGTGATCTTCTGCTCCCTCGTGCTCGGCGGGCTGGCCTTTCTGCCGCAGGCGGCCGTCTCGAGCGTGGCCGCGCTGTGGGTTTTGCGGGTGGCGGCGAGCTTCTTTATCGGGGCGGTGGTGCCGGTGGCGAACCTCGCGGTGCGCCAGGCCGTGCCCCCCGACAGGCAGGGGCGGGCCTTCGGGGTGGCCGCCTCGGTGACCTCCGTGGCCTTCGGCGTCGGCCCGCTGGGCGGCGGCCTTCTGGCCTCGGCGTTCGGGTTCGGGGCCGCCTTCCTGGTGCCGGGGGTGCTGCTTCTGGCCGCGGCGGGCGTGCTGCTGCTGGCGCCGCGCTCCCGGGCCCGCGCGGTCCGCATCCTGAAGGCGGCCGCGGCGCACATCATCCGCTAG
- a CDS encoding YbaB/EbfC family nucleoid-associated protein — MAGRRNINKMMKQVQQMQQEMQRAQEELARETVTASAGGGAVKVTMTGGLELTSIEIDPGVLDPEDVEMLQDMVQAAVNEAINSAQELASRKLGGVTGGLGDLGLNLPGL, encoded by the coding sequence TTGGCAGGACGCAGGAACATCAACAAGATGATGAAGCAGGTCCAGCAGATGCAGCAGGAGATGCAGCGGGCCCAGGAGGAGCTGGCGCGCGAGACCGTCACCGCCTCCGCGGGGGGCGGGGCGGTCAAAGTCACCATGACCGGGGGGCTCGAGCTGACCTCCATCGAGATAGACCCCGGGGTGCTGGACCCCGAGGACGTGGAGATGCTGCAGGACATGGTGCAGGCCGCCGTCAACGAGGCCATAAACAGCGCCCAGGAGCTGGCCTCCAGGAAGCTCGGCGGGGTCACCGGGGGGCTCGGGGACCTCGGGCTGAACCTCCCCGGCCTCTAG
- a CDS encoding amino acid ABC transporter ATP-binding protein, translating to MSIIEFRNVSKSFGDFEVLKGIDFSVEEGEVVVIIGPSGSGKSTLLRCINALEGISSGELIVDGIRVHDRKADLNRLRTEIGFVFQQFNLYPHMTVAENVMLAPMKVRKLSRKEAEERCMRLLERVGIPEQAGKYPENLSGGQQQRVAIARALAMEPKIMLFDEPTSALDPEMINEVLEVMVDLARGGMTMVVVTHEMGFARRVADRVVFMDEGRILEEGPPEHFFENPENERTKRFLDRILHM from the coding sequence ATGAGCATCATAGAGTTCCGCAACGTGAGCAAGTCCTTCGGGGACTTCGAGGTCCTCAAGGGCATAGACTTCTCCGTGGAGGAGGGCGAGGTGGTGGTCATCATAGGGCCCTCCGGGTCGGGGAAGAGCACCCTCCTGCGGTGCATCAACGCGCTGGAGGGCATCTCCTCCGGCGAGCTCATCGTGGACGGCATCCGGGTGCACGACAGAAAGGCCGACCTGAACCGGCTGCGCACCGAGATAGGGTTCGTCTTCCAGCAGTTCAACCTCTACCCGCACATGACGGTCGCCGAGAACGTCATGCTCGCCCCGATGAAGGTGCGGAAGCTCTCCCGCAAGGAGGCCGAGGAGCGGTGCATGCGGCTGCTCGAGCGGGTGGGGATCCCGGAGCAGGCCGGCAAGTACCCGGAGAACCTCTCCGGCGGCCAGCAGCAGCGGGTGGCCATAGCGCGGGCGCTGGCGATGGAGCCCAAGATCATGCTCTTCGACGAGCCCACGAGCGCCCTGGACCCGGAGATGATCAACGAGGTGCTCGAGGTGATGGTGGACCTGGCCCGCGGCGGGATGACGATGGTGGTCGTCACCCACGAGATGGGCTTCGCCCGGCGCGTGGCCGACCGGGTGGTCTTTATGGACGAGGGCCGCATCCTGGAGGAGGGCCCCCCGGAGCACTTCTTCGAGAACCCGGAGAACGAGCGCACCAAGAGGTTTCTGGACCGCATCCTGCACATGTAG
- a CDS encoding basic amino acid ABC transporter substrate-binding protein, which yields MPERKVVARSFATLALALAAALLLAAACGGGEGGGGGEQTAAGGGEGTAGMEAGRTITVASDIAYRPFEFYRNGEPVGFDIDLMREIGRRAGFTPEFQNVTFDGIIPGLGSNLYDAAISAITITEERRQQVDFSEPYFNADQSLLVRSDSDIRSVDDLGQATVGVQIGTTGANKANQFQQQGRIAEVRTFDTIEDAFTALENGQVDAVINDLPVSQDKANTSDGRLEVVQVIPTGEQYGIAFPKGSNLVGPVNRALREIKRDGTYAEIYEKWIGRKPEEIP from the coding sequence ATGCCGGAGAGAAAGGTAGTAGCGCGAAGCTTCGCGACGCTGGCGCTGGCGCTCGCCGCCGCCCTGCTCCTCGCCGCGGCCTGCGGCGGCGGGGAGGGGGGAGGCGGCGGCGAGCAGACCGCCGCGGGGGGCGGCGAGGGGACGGCCGGGATGGAGGCCGGCCGGACCATCACCGTCGCCTCCGACATAGCCTACAGGCCCTTCGAGTTCTACAGAAACGGCGAGCCGGTCGGCTTCGACATAGACCTGATGCGCGAGATCGGCAGGCGGGCGGGGTTCACCCCCGAGTTCCAGAACGTCACCTTCGATGGCATCATCCCCGGCCTCGGCTCCAACCTCTACGACGCGGCGATCTCCGCGATCACCATAACCGAGGAGCGCCGCCAGCAGGTGGACTTCTCCGAGCCCTACTTCAACGCCGACCAGTCGCTGCTGGTGCGCAGCGACTCCGATATCCGCTCGGTGGACGACCTCGGGCAGGCCACGGTGGGCGTCCAGATAGGCACCACCGGCGCCAACAAGGCCAACCAGTTCCAGCAGCAGGGCAGGATAGCCGAGGTGCGCACCTTCGACACCATAGAGGACGCCTTCACCGCGCTGGAGAACGGCCAGGTGGACGCGGTAATAAACGACCTGCCCGTCTCGCAGGACAAGGCCAACACCAGCGACGGCAGGCTCGAGGTGGTGCAGGTCATCCCCACCGGGGAGCAGTACGGGATCGCCTTCCCCAAGGGGAGCAACCTGGTCGGCCCGGTGAACCGGGCGCTCCGGGAGATAAAGCGCGACGGCACCTACGCCGAGATCTACGAGAAGTGGATCGGGCGCAAGCCCGAGGAGATACCCTGA